The following proteins are co-located in the Echinicola sp. 20G genome:
- the ccoS gene encoding cbb3-type cytochrome oxidase assembly protein CcoS, whose product MEVIFILIGISMLLAIGFFLLFIRAMKDGQYDDTYTPSVRILFDHEKKNKVKEDKPSTKTK is encoded by the coding sequence ATGGAAGTGATTTTCATTTTGATCGGTATAAGCATGCTCTTGGCAATTGGATTTTTTCTGCTTTTTATTAGGGCAATGAAGGATGGCCAGTATGATGATACTTATACTCCTTCGGTGAGGATTCTGTTTGATCATGAAAAAAAGAACAAAGTTAAAGAAGATAAACCGTCAACTAAAACCAAATAA